The Rosa rugosa chromosome 3, drRosRugo1.1, whole genome shotgun sequence sequence GTCTTTCATAGAATAGaaagagttcaaaaaaaaaaaaaggtgactATATCAAAATGGGCTAAGGCGCGAAATAAAAATTTGGATGCGGGGTCTTCAGAATTTgggccaaatttttttttataacctTTATGAAACGCCATGGCCTATTTTAGAATCAAAGACACTTAACAAACATTATAAAAAAATCATGACATTTCCTAAACGCCATGGCCCTTTTCAATCATGACATTTCCTAAACGTAATGGTTGAagacctcactattacaaaatCATCAAGTGATTTGAAACTAGTTCTGGAACCCCAAAGCCTAAGTCCATAGCTTGTGCAATGAACTCGACATCAATTGTCTCATGTATCCGTTGATCAGTCCAATAATCAATGAGAGTCCACATACCAACTGTCCAAGGCACTTAATAAACGTTATAAAAGAGTAAAACAACGCCATGTCCAAGGCACATACCAATAAGAGTAAAACAACGATAGTAGCTTTATGAAACGCCATGGCCTGTTTTAGAATCAAAGATACTTAACaaacgttaaaaaaaaaaatcatgacatTTCCTAAGCGCCATGGCCCATTTCAATCACGACACTTATCAAAAGTcatgaaaatattttttatgatGTTTTTCAAGCGGCATGGCCCATTGTCATTCGTGGCATTTATCAAACATTCACGGCATTTAACAAATATCATGGAAACATTTTTCATGACTTTTGAAAAACGacataagagcaactccaaccatagagtcaaaagccaaaatgacTCCCCCAATCAAAATCCACCATTTCCAACAATAGCCAAGATAGAGTCATTTTGACTTGTGAGCCAAAAGGGGAGTCAAAATGACTACACATTGTAAAACGAAAGCCATATGTGGTTAGACATGAATTGAGGTGGGCCCCAGCAACATGTGATGAATTTATGaaatgactttggcttttgactaaagatggttggagatgcaaaatatgaatgaatagGGATGACACTAGGGGAGCCAAATTTTGcaaatgactttggcttttgactccaTTGTTAGAGATGCTCTAAGAGTGATGGCAGTTAAAAAATGTCATCAAATAGTAAGACTTACAATGAAGTTTCGAAAACGTCATAAACTTGAGATGAAATTTTGATCCATGACGGTTTCATTAGAAAACGTCACAGAAAGGGTAATGAATGACATTTTTGAGCAAATTTCatttaaacatttttttttatttagaaaATGAGATAACTTCATTCAATTATCCAAGGCCAGAAGGCTCGTACATCCAATACTGgcttacaccaaaatcataaaaGGTCTAAGCTATCAGACAAAGGACCGGTGaccttcactgttaacacattcgCTCATTTAATGAGcctaaaaacaagaaagaaaatcctCCCTACCAACTTCCCATGAAGTAgtaacctagtcgcctagagacctcaattggtgtacaactagagaaaccaAGATGCAAGTAGTATAAGATTCAACTTCTAGTAATAGGCAAGAAACCTGGAAAGACTAAAtctttcctttgcccttgtcGCTAGGGCTGGGAGTTGTTCCAATGCTAGTAAATGTAAAAACTAAATGCACAAAAGTGCCTAGACTGTCCCTGAAAGCGGGACCTTATTGTAAAAAAGCGCAAGACAACTAAACAATATAACAACTTGGGTTGGGTCCACAAAGTGAGCCCAAGCCCCATCTCCAGCCCATATCGGGCCTACCAGCTGCATCCAAGCCCAAAGGACCAAACCGGCCATGCATCCAACCCGCCCGGACCAAGTCACCAGCTGTGTCGCCCCACCACACAGACCGCCACCCCACCACCGAAGTCGGGCCACCGTCGCGCCTCCGTAGTCGTCCCACCATCGGCGAACGCCGTCGAGCGTCCTAGTCCGCCCAACAAACACTGGCATCTGGAAAGTCTGCAACAGGATCCGGATCGATCGTCCAAACCAGCCCTCAATCGACCGTCGATCCGACCATCGACGTCGGCCGGCTGACGAATGTCCACCAACAGACGCTGCTCCGACCCCAGCAAACCCCCTTTCCTTCTCCGATCCCTTCCCACTTCCACAACGCAGCCAGGGCCTTCGGCCAATAGGGACGAAACCAAACAACTTCCGATCCAATCCTTCGAAACCGAGACACAACCCTGGAGAAAAACTCCCGTCCGGCCTCACCTAACAGTCGCCGGCTAGGCCAGAGGCCGTCGCCGGCGCCGAGGCGCAGCCGGACAGGCACTAGTATACATAGCGGCGGCCTCTAGGGTTTCctctagagagagaaaactttttAAATTTCATTTAAACATTGTCATTAAAAGTCATATTTCTAGTACTGGGGTGGAGCCCTGAACATCTGCTGGAGTTCCTCAATCGAACCGAGCAGTGGAACCTCCACAACCAAGTGTTTGCTTTCACAGCCATAGGCATGACCTCTTTGTAAGCTGCCATGCATATGTTATAGCACTCCTGCATTTCTAGAAACTTGGGCAGTCCTCCCTTTGGCTCCTTGATTCCATTCAAAGACGACCCCTCATATAACTCGACAATGATAGTGTTATTAGTATACATGGAAACCCTTTAGCCCCATTTCTATTGATAACACATACAAGAAATTCATTTGAGTAATTCCACATCAAGACCAATCAAACACCCGCAACTCCAAAATCAaacaccaagaactcaaaattaaaGTGCAGCACTCAACACAACAATGACTATCATTTGGCTTCAAGAAAAATAATCACgtagaaaaaaaattcatcagAAAGTGAGAAGAGTAGTCATACCACCGGTTCCATTTCCATCTTGGATTCTGAAAAGAAATCAAGTAGACTTGGATTCAAGAAACCCTAAACCAATGTGATGAATCAAATTGAATACGAGTATGGTAAACATGGTGTATGATTCTGAGTCTCGCAGAGTTGTTTGACCCTTGGTCAGAGTTAGAAAGTGGAGAAAATGAGAGTACCTCGAGGAGAAAAAACGTGACCTTTCTTTTGTATGTTTGGCAACCAGATGGGCACGCGTGACGCAAGTGACGGGTATATGGAGCGGGAAGAAGGGAAAGTGATCGAGGATCCAGCTCGTTTTAACTACTAGGCTACTAGCCTCCTACCTGCGCTGTGCGACAATGCGTGTAAGAAGAAAAtattatatgaaaaaaaaaaaaaaaaaaaatttccagtTTTCACGCATTGATTTGTTGTGGTTTTGAATCACTTGTGTAATCCTTAATCTATTTAAGTCTAATGGAATCTGTTGTCCAATTACACTGCATCAGAATCATTTTCAGCGACTCTTTTGAAATCAATACTCCATTGCCTGATAAAATCAAAACTTCTTAGGATGCCAGTCACTGCTCGCTTGATCTTAATTAAGAGTGTAAAAAGTGGTGCATAGTGAACTTCAAATGAAATCATCAAATTTGCATCTTTACAAACAAGTTTAGATTAAGAGTTGCAAAAAATGGAGGCGACTCACTCGATGACCATACAAACTAGTATCAAATTTACAGACATCAAAAGAAGTAGAGAGTTTAGGGAGAGATTAACTAGACTAGCAGGGCATGAAAATGAGCTCCAAAACTATGGCTAGCTAGTGATGGAAAACTCCTCCCTAAAGATCTCCTTGAACATTCCTTGATGGTAATGGATGAACCTTTGTTGGTGTGGGGGACGGTGATGGAAAGATGATGCTCTTTGCATGTATTAATGAGTTTTGGCAAAAATGGAAAAAAGTTTGGTTGGGGTGAGAGAGGCTCGAACTCTCGACCTCAGGATCACTCACAAAATTCCTTTAGCTATGAGACCTACGCGCTAGCCAACTGCGCCACCACCCCGTGCCGGTCACTCTCAGCAAACACATATAATTCTACCAAATAATCTGAGCATCCTCATAGTTATATTCCCTTCCCACGTGCCCAATTCGGTGTCGTTTTCAAACAAACCCTAGGCTCTAGCCCTTCCCTCCTCCTCGCTCTCGTTTTCAGAGGTGTGTGCACTCcccgcagagagagagagagagagagtgaggcaCCATGGACTCCGACGAGAGCAAGCTCTTCATAGGCGGACTAGCCTGGGACACCACCGAGGAGAAGCTCACCGAATACTTCAACCAGTACGGTGACGTCAGCCAGTCCGTCATCATGCGCGACAAGACCACCGGCCGCCCCCGCGGCTTCGGCTTCGTCGTCTTCTCTGATCCTGCCGTCCTCGACAGGGTCCTCAACGACAAGCACACCATCGACGGCCGAGCGGtcagtcctctctctctctctctctccctattTCACCTGCATTGCCTCGTCGCCTACTTGCTTACTGCTTCTTTGTcctggttttgattttggattattgcTTTTTTTGAGAGCTTGTGTTAGTGTTTTGTGCTATGGGCTTGGATATGTTGGATGTTAATTTTGATGAGGAGCTGTGTTTGAGTGTGCTTGCATTTTGCATCTGGTAACTGAGGAACTGTGGAATTAAGGGAAAGATAGTTTTTTTTGGTTTCGCCCGATTTCGATTGGATGATGCTTTGGTGGAACTGTGGAATTGGTTGCAGTTATATGATTACTGTGTTTGTACTGGTCTCTGACTGATGCAAATCAAGTTCTTTAGAGATAGAATGAAGGAATGTTTTCATTGCATTGATTTCGTGCAAGGAGTATTTTGGTTTACGGGGTTGCGTTATTGTCTTTAGTAACAGATTCTTGATCTTTTAGTTGATGAGTAGTTAATACACATAGGGTGCTTCAGGGAAATGGCGTAATCAGCTCTTGAATATTCAAAAACTTGACCCTTTAATCCCAATGTGTCTGTTGATGCATTTCGTGAATAGTATGATGCATAAACACACCAGTTTACCACACTAATGTCTGTCGGTGTATTTCTTGAAAATCTTTTAATATGCACATTGCAGATGTAACACTTTCCAAATTCAACATTTGAACCTTCAGTTTCTCTGTGAGGATTTCCTTCTAGCTAGTTAGAGAAAGTACTTGTTTTGCAAGTTTCTATATGTTTATTTGAGTTTATTTATGTACGAGACATTTGTTTGTCATATGACATTGATCAATCGCTTGCATTTTCTTGGGTTCTTTCTCCGTAAAAAATAAACACATGCTACTTTCATATATCTCTACTTTAGTACTTTGTCTTGAATAAACACCAGTTTGTCTCTTCAACTGTTTAAGGGTTCCACTTTGACTATGCAGGTGGAAGCAAAGAAGGCTTTATCAAGAGAAGAACAGCAAACATCCAATAGAACTGGAAATTTTAATGCTACTAGAAGCTCTGGAGGTGGAGGAAATTTTAAGACCAAGAAAATATTTGTTGGAGGATTGCCTTCCACACTGACAGAAGACGGATTTCGTCAATTCTTTGAGGAGTACGGCAGTGTTACTGATGTAGTAATAATGTATGACCAGAATACTCAACGACCTCGAGGATTTGGTTTCATTACATTTGACACTGAAGATGCAGTTGATAGAGTACTACAAAAGAACTTCCATGAGTTGAATGGTAAACTTGTAGAAGTAAAACGAGCGCTTCCCAAAGATGCAAACCCTGGCGGTGGAGGTCGTGGTGGGGGCTATCAAGGTTATAGTGCCTCTGGTGCCAGTTCCAATGCATTTGATGGCCGAATGGATGGCAATAGATATATGCAGCCTCAGTCTACGGCAGGTGGTTTCCCTCCGTATTCTGGTTATGGCGCCGCAGGTTATGGTTACAGTGGGAATACTGGTGTTGGTTATGGAGGTTATGGAAGTTACGGTGTTGGTGGTTATGGAAGTGCCAATTCTGGTTTTGGTGGTCCTGCAAGATCATATGGAAATCCAAATGCTCCTAATGTTGGTTATGTTGGTGGGGCACCCGGTGCCTTGAAAAATGCTTGGAGCAGTCAAAGCCCTTCTGGCTATGGTGCTTCAGGCTATGGGGCTGCGGCTTCTTGGGCTGCTCCAGGTGGAAGTGCTCCTTCTGCTCCCAGAGGTCAATCCCCTAGTGGGGTTTCTGGTTATGGAAATCAAGGTTACGGGTATGGCAATTATGGAGGAAGTTACGGTTCTTATCCTGGTGTGTATGGTACTTCTGGTGGACGTGGTGGAAGTACCCCAACTAGCAACAGTGGTGGTGGAGACCAACAAGGAACGCGAGGTGGCTACATGGGAAGTGTGTATGGCGACACAAATGGAAATGCAGGATACTCTAATGCATCATGGAGAGCAGACCCTTCACAAGCCAGCGGTGGTTATGGTAGTTCTCAGTCCAGGCAGACTTAACAGCAGAGCTCCAACCGATTTAAAATTTCTTCACAGGAATCCTTACACATACGATCTTTTCCCCAGTCTGACGGCTTATGCATGAGAAGAGTTGACAATGAATCTTTGGGCTGGTTGGATCGCTTGATTCTTGGTGGTAGTTGGCAGAAGTAGTTCTGCTAGAAATCACGACCATTACATTCTAGCAGTATTATTTTTTAGTAAATGTCTTTAAAATTGTAGAATTTAATATTAGCTTGCTTAGACTGTGTGTGTGTGCTTGCTAATTTTGAAGCTACCCTCATCCTCATTCTACTTCACCCTCTGCCCTCTTTGCTGTTTTCACTAGATACTTCTATTCAACTTATCATTGTGGATAATGATGATAGTTTATTGTTGGTGCTGCATTAATGTCATTCAGTTACTGTGTTAGAAGTTTGATGTTACTGTCTGGATTCTTCATGCTTATTGAATGTATTTATCATTGTTGGTAATAATGATAGTTGCAGTGTGCTGGCAGTTTTTGATGTTGCTATCTGGACTACTGCTTGGAGTTTATGCTTTATCCTTTCGAGCAACTGGGATGTTGCAATTCTAGTGATGGAAGAGAGATGGGGACATCTAGTGAGGCACTTGGAAATATGTGCGGATATACAGGCTATTGTGCTGAATCACTGCATATGGGGCATAACTAAGTGACCTGACATTTTTGTTTGAGGTTTCTGGATTTGCACCTTCTGTGCAGGAGTGATTCCATATTCTAATTTGGGAACACTTGGAATGCATAATTTTATTAGTATATGATGCTCGGACTTGATAATCAGGTGGGGTTGTGCAGTGCATTTGATTGCCTAGCTTCGGAATGTTGATGTAGTAGCTATAGTTCTTTTGATTTATGTACTGTATGTTGCTACCCCTTTAGGAAAGTCCCACTTTTGATTCAAAATGCCTGAAAAATGTATTTTCTTGGTTGCCCTATTGTTTCCTTTATGCTTCAAATGTTGCATATGTCTGCTAGCGCACCCGAGCAGTAAACATCAGGTTGATTACTAGTACGATAATGTCAATGGCATTTGGCCAGTCCTGTTAAGTGTAGTTGCGGTCCTGTACCATTGATATTCCATTCATGCTCAAGCATtttgaaaggagaagagaagctaTAGGCTTCGATTAGCTGTTTCCCTCAAACTACATTATCAACCCACATACTGCACTACTGTGCCTGAAGCATCGTCTGAGTGCTAGCGACTTATAGTTCAACTTTTCTCCCTCTCATTTCGATCTCAGTGTGGTATATTCCAATCATTTCATATCATGATGATTTTGGTCTCTTATTGCTACTTGATTCC is a genomic window containing:
- the LOC133738289 gene encoding heterogeneous nuclear ribonucleoprotein 1-like; its protein translation is MDSDESKLFIGGLAWDTTEEKLTEYFNQYGDVSQSVIMRDKTTGRPRGFGFVVFSDPAVLDRVLNDKHTIDGRAVEAKKALSREEQQTSNRTGNFNATRSSGGGGNFKTKKIFVGGLPSTLTEDGFRQFFEEYGSVTDVVIMYDQNTQRPRGFGFITFDTEDAVDRVLQKNFHELNGKLVEVKRALPKDANPGGGGRGGGYQGYSASGASSNAFDGRMDGNRYMQPQSTAGGFPPYSGYGAAGYGYSGNTGVGYGGYGSYGVGGYGSANSGFGGPARSYGNPNAPNVGYVGGAPGALKNAWSSQSPSGYGASGYGAAASWAAPGGSAPSAPRGQSPSGVSGYGNQGYGYGNYGGSYGSYPGVYGTSGGRGGSTPTSNSGGGDQQGTRGGYMGSVYGDTNGNAGYSNASWRADPSQASGGYGSSQSRQT